One genomic window of Leptospira paudalimensis includes the following:
- a CDS encoding LA_2444/LA_4059 family outer membrane protein, with product MKQNLIYLFLVSVSSMVFAEGREMEPPLLDGKNKKSEWSLLLKRQTYQYLPYEYTSLTDKNESIVPTRSSSALKENGKVLIPFVFSYENVEKRFKVDLSYFEIEIVNANTLLFQQSTQGGNLSRFYLSPMARSEFELNLYQTFLPAKDWKLYLGGGVRNINRYLYGNYLGQGTFKEYFFTYGPQASVQTVYQLTQDLAFHLTMDVFYTQGTRFFKQPNLMEDRFQYSLSTAGTAGIFRGYEWDGSLSYSFHSNMKFFVGYNLIMSKFSYLNYNEVQFSRTTTNIGSQNPSLTGDWEINLPKKSENFDRLRGMYLGMMVSF from the coding sequence ATGAAACAGAACCTAATCTATCTATTCCTTGTTTCTGTCTCTTCAATGGTTTTTGCAGAAGGAAGAGAAATGGAACCTCCCTTACTCGATGGAAAAAACAAAAAATCAGAATGGAGTTTGCTCTTAAAAAGACAAACCTACCAATACCTTCCTTACGAATACACCTCCCTCACAGATAAAAATGAATCCATTGTTCCCACTCGTTCCAGTTCGGCACTCAAAGAAAATGGAAAGGTTCTCATTCCCTTTGTATTCAGTTATGAAAACGTTGAGAAACGATTCAAAGTGGATCTTTCTTATTTTGAAATTGAAATTGTAAATGCAAACACCTTACTCTTCCAACAATCGACCCAAGGAGGCAACCTATCACGATTTTATCTTTCTCCCATGGCAAGGTCGGAATTTGAACTGAACCTATACCAAACATTTTTACCTGCAAAAGACTGGAAATTGTATCTGGGAGGTGGGGTTCGGAATATCAACCGTTACCTCTATGGAAATTATTTAGGACAAGGTACGTTTAAAGAATATTTTTTTACTTACGGCCCACAAGCCTCTGTCCAAACAGTCTACCAACTCACCCAAGATCTGGCATTCCACCTAACAATGGATGTGTTTTATACACAAGGCACTCGATTTTTCAAACAACCTAATCTAATGGAAGACCGTTTCCAATATTCTTTATCCACTGCCGGCACAGCAGGAATCTTTAGAGGTTATGAATGGGATGGATCTCTTTCCTATTCATTCCATTCGAATATGAAATTTTTTGTGGGTTATAATTTGATCATGTCGAAGTTCTCTTACCTAAATTACAATGAAGTCCAATTCAGTCGGACAACAACAAACATAGGTTCGCAAAACCCATCCCTCACTGGTGATTGGGAAATCAATTTACCTAAAAAATCAGAAAACTTTGATCGTTTGCGCGGAATGTATTTGGGAATGATGGTAAGTTTTTAA
- a CDS encoding fumarate hydratase: protein MPDFFYADPFPLKEDTTEYKLLTKDFVSTVPFGDKEILKVEPEGLTFLAEKAMEDVSFYLRTAHLEKVRKILDDPEATPNDRFVAMALLKNAVIAADKQLPSCQDTGTGIVMAKKGEYVITGGDDAEALSRGIYNTYVNRNLRYSQVVPLTMYEEVNSGSNLPAQIDIYSTPGDKYSFLFLAKGGGSANKTYLFQETKALLNPTSLEKFIADKVSNLGTAACPPYHIAVVIGGTSAEANLKTVKLASAGYLDHLPTKGDKFGSAFRDIELEEKMLAAAQKSGIGAQFGGKYLAHDFKVIRLPRHGASCPVGLGVSCSADRNIKAKITKDGIYLEKLEYDPAKFLPTIDEVDSNTESVHIDLNQPMPEILKVLSKYPVKTRVMLSGRLVVARDIAHAKLKEKLDKGEPLPEYFKNHPVYYAGPAKTPEGMPSGSFGPTTAGRMDSYVPVFQEKGFSMITLAKGNRSKVVTDSCKKNGGFYLGSIGGPAALLAKENIKKVEVLDFPELGMEAVWSIDVENFPAFIVVDDKGNDFFQMLS, encoded by the coding sequence ATGCCAGATTTTTTTTACGCCGATCCATTCCCTTTAAAAGAAGACACCACTGAATACAAATTATTAACAAAAGATTTTGTAAGCACTGTCCCCTTTGGTGATAAAGAAATTCTTAAAGTGGAACCAGAAGGCCTTACCTTCCTTGCAGAAAAAGCGATGGAAGATGTTTCTTTTTATCTAAGAACAGCACATCTTGAAAAAGTTCGCAAAATTTTAGACGACCCAGAAGCTACACCAAATGATCGTTTTGTGGCTATGGCACTACTTAAAAATGCAGTGATTGCGGCAGACAAACAACTTCCCTCCTGCCAAGATACGGGAACAGGCATTGTCATGGCAAAAAAAGGGGAATATGTGATCACTGGCGGGGATGATGCGGAAGCACTCTCTCGTGGGATTTATAATACCTATGTCAACCGGAACCTTCGTTATTCGCAAGTAGTCCCACTAACGATGTATGAAGAAGTGAATTCTGGTTCCAATTTACCTGCTCAAATTGATATTTACTCAACTCCAGGTGATAAGTATAGTTTTCTCTTTTTGGCAAAAGGTGGTGGTTCCGCTAACAAAACTTATCTATTCCAAGAAACTAAAGCATTACTCAATCCAACATCCCTTGAAAAATTTATTGCTGATAAAGTATCGAACTTGGGTACCGCAGCTTGTCCACCATATCATATAGCAGTTGTCATTGGTGGCACATCTGCTGAAGCAAACTTAAAGACCGTAAAACTCGCATCAGCTGGTTATTTGGATCATTTACCGACAAAGGGAGACAAATTTGGTTCTGCCTTTAGAGACATTGAATTAGAAGAAAAAATGCTCGCAGCTGCTCAGAAATCGGGAATTGGAGCTCAGTTTGGTGGTAAGTATTTGGCACATGATTTTAAAGTCATTCGTTTGCCACGTCATGGTGCTTCATGTCCTGTGGGACTTGGAGTAAGTTGTAGTGCGGATCGAAACATCAAAGCAAAAATTACAAAAGATGGAATCTATTTAGAAAAATTAGAATACGACCCAGCAAAATTTTTACCTACCATTGATGAAGTCGATTCTAACACCGAATCAGTGCATATTGATTTAAACCAACCAATGCCTGAAATTTTAAAAGTTCTTTCAAAATATCCAGTTAAAACGCGTGTTATGTTGTCTGGTCGTCTTGTAGTAGCACGTGATATTGCACACGCAAAACTAAAGGAAAAGTTGGATAAGGGTGAACCACTTCCAGAGTATTTTAAAAACCATCCAGTGTACTATGCAGGTCCAGCAAAAACTCCAGAAGGGATGCCATCAGGTTCCTTTGGTCCAACCACTGCGGGTCGTATGGATAGTTATGTGCCTGTTTTCCAAGAAAAAGGTTTTTCGATGATTACTCTTGCGAAAGGAAATCGATCAAAGGTAGTGACCGATAGCTGCAAAAAAAATGGTGGGTTTTATCTCGGATCGATTGGTGGCCCTGCAGCATTGCTTGCAAAAGAAAACATCAAAAAAGTAGAGGTATTGGATTTTCCTGAATTAGGAATGGAAGCAGTTTGGTCCATTGATGTGGAAAACTTTCCTGCCTTCATCGTTGTTGATGATAAAGGAAATGATTTTTTCCAGATGTTAAGTTAA
- a CDS encoding SRPBCC domain-containing protein: MCKTIKQKVKFKASPETIYEYIADSKKLTTLTGETALISKQIGGTFSTMSGKISGIIVDLAPSKRMVQAWRRSDFPEGIFSMATFTLKETSEGGTEVILTHRGVPKELIPDVEESWRQNYWDKIRNAVKTQTK; this comes from the coding sequence ATGTGTAAAACAATCAAACAAAAAGTAAAATTCAAAGCTTCTCCTGAAACTATCTACGAATATATTGCGGATTCAAAAAAGCTGACAACTCTTACAGGGGAAACGGCTTTGATAAGCAAACAGATCGGTGGAACATTTTCCACTATGTCTGGAAAAATTTCAGGAATCATTGTCGATCTAGCTCCTTCAAAACGAATGGTGCAAGCATGGAGAAGATCCGATTTTCCCGAAGGAATTTTTTCAATGGCTACTTTTACATTGAAAGAAACTTCTGAAGGCGGAACAGAAGTTATACTCACACACCGCGGTGTTCCGAAGGAACTGATCCCTGATGTGGAAGAAAGCTGGCGTCAAAACTATTGGGATAAAATTCGCAATGCAGTGAAAACTCAGACGAAGTGA
- the fumC gene encoding class II fumarate hydratase, protein MEPTNIRMEKDSMGEIEVENSRYWGAQTERSLQFFQIGKDKFPREMIRALGLIKKHAAIINTELGLLEESKSKLIVKAATEIIEGLLDDHFPLSVWQTGSGTQTNMNANEVIANRANEMFGSALGSKSPIHPNDDVNKGQSSNDVFPTAMHIATAEMIIHHLVPNLKFLESKLKEKSEKFEHIIKIGRTHLQDATPLTLGQEFSGYTQQLTYSLERIHRVLPSLYRIALGGTAVGTGLNTHPNFPAKMAKTLAKETGIPFESAPNKFESLAANDSLVEVSGILKTIATSLMKIANDIRWLSSGPRSGIGEIKIPENEPGSSIMPGKVNPTQSEALTMVCAQVIGNDVAVNIGGASGNFELNVFKPLIVFNVLNSIRLLSDASLSFAKHCVDGIEANESKIQSNLENSLMLVTALNPHIGYDKAAKIAKLAYAENLSLKEAGIQLGFLTAEQFDTWVKPNEMI, encoded by the coding sequence ATGGAACCAACAAATATACGTATGGAAAAAGACTCTATGGGAGAAATCGAAGTTGAGAACTCTCGTTATTGGGGAGCCCAAACAGAACGTTCCCTTCAATTCTTTCAAATTGGAAAAGACAAGTTTCCAAGAGAGATGATTCGTGCCTTGGGACTTATCAAAAAACACGCAGCCATCATCAATACTGAACTTGGATTATTAGAGGAATCAAAATCAAAGCTAATCGTAAAAGCCGCAACAGAAATCATTGAAGGTTTGTTAGATGATCATTTTCCCCTTTCTGTTTGGCAAACTGGCTCTGGGACACAAACCAATATGAATGCCAATGAAGTGATTGCGAATCGTGCGAATGAAATGTTTGGAAGTGCACTTGGTTCCAAATCTCCCATCCATCCAAATGATGATGTGAACAAAGGGCAAAGTTCTAATGATGTCTTTCCAACCGCGATGCATATTGCGACTGCAGAAATGATCATCCATCACCTTGTACCAAATCTAAAATTCTTAGAATCGAAACTCAAAGAAAAATCGGAAAAATTCGAGCACATCATTAAAATAGGAAGGACTCATTTACAAGATGCAACCCCTCTTACATTGGGGCAGGAATTTTCTGGGTATACACAACAATTGACATATAGTTTAGAACGGATTCATCGTGTATTACCTTCCCTATACAGAATTGCTCTCGGTGGGACTGCAGTGGGAACTGGTCTAAATACTCATCCAAACTTCCCTGCCAAAATGGCAAAAACCTTGGCAAAAGAAACAGGAATTCCTTTTGAATCAGCTCCTAATAAATTTGAATCACTTGCCGCCAATGATTCGTTAGTGGAAGTAAGCGGGATTCTAAAAACAATCGCTACTTCCCTAATGAAAATTGCAAACGACATTCGTTGGTTGTCTTCTGGACCAAGATCAGGGATAGGTGAAATTAAAATTCCCGAAAACGAACCTGGATCCTCAATCATGCCTGGGAAAGTAAATCCAACACAATCCGAAGCATTGACTATGGTTTGTGCACAGGTGATTGGGAATGATGTCGCTGTTAACATAGGAGGTGCTTCAGGAAATTTTGAACTCAATGTATTCAAACCACTGATTGTCTTCAATGTCCTCAATTCGATTCGTCTTCTATCAGATGCAAGTCTCTCCTTCGCCAAACATTGTGTTGATGGAATTGAGGCAAATGAATCCAAAATACAATCCAATTTAGAAAATTCACTGATGTTAGTCACAGCACTGAATCCACACATTGGTTATGACAAAGCAGCAAAAATTGCAAAACTGGCTTATGCCGAAAACCTATCCTTAAAAGAAGCTGGGATCCAATTAGGATTTTTGACAGCGGAACAGTTTGATACTTGGGTGAAACCAAATGAGATGATATGA
- a CDS encoding DUF2878 family protein yields the protein MFLLFLSLGGVTLYSINGGKKSDNKFKAIVAISHGVGLLLLLVAGFGLMKFRDISHSALPVWIILKIVIWLAFGGLLTLAYKNAKYAKILWFVFPIMGLFAAYLAFYQPS from the coding sequence ATGTTTCTTTTATTTTTGTCATTAGGTGGAGTAACCCTTTATTCCATCAATGGTGGAAAAAAATCAGATAACAAATTCAAAGCCATTGTTGCGATCTCTCACGGAGTTGGTTTACTTTTGTTACTAGTTGCAGGTTTTGGACTTATGAAATTTCGGGATATTTCTCACTCAGCTCTCCCGGTTTGGATCATCTTAAAGATAGTCATCTGGCTTGCGTTTGGTGGTCTACTTACCCTAGCTTATAAAAATGCGAAATATGCAAAAATCCTTTGGTTTGTATTCCCAATTATGGGACTTTTTGCTGCTTATTTAGCTTTTTACCAACCGAGCTAA
- a CDS encoding AAA family ATPase, with the protein MEPDPNSHPLVPPNQKTLLLLRGIPGSGKSTLAKQIAEFSRAPIFSIDSYFENEKGEYHFDYTKNHLAYKDCESKTKDALENGVPFVIVDHTFTLEWEMKPYEDLAKKYEYRLSVVTVENRHGGKNNHQISDEQIEKMKSKYKVVL; encoded by the coding sequence ATGGAGCCAGATCCAAACTCTCATCCACTCGTACCACCCAATCAAAAAACATTACTACTTTTACGTGGCATTCCAGGTTCTGGGAAATCCACACTTGCCAAACAAATTGCAGAATTTAGTAGGGCACCAATCTTTTCTATTGATTCTTATTTTGAAAATGAAAAGGGTGAATACCATTTTGATTATACCAAAAATCATTTGGCATATAAGGATTGTGAATCCAAAACAAAGGATGCATTGGAAAATGGAGTTCCCTTTGTCATTGTCGATCACACATTCACTTTAGAATGGGAAATGAAACCTTACGAAGATTTGGCGAAAAAGTATGAGTATCGATTGTCTGTTGTTACCGTCGAAAATCGGCATGGAGGAAAGAACAACCATCAAATTTCAGACGAACAAATCGAGAAGATGAAATCGAAGTATAAGGTGGTTTTATGA
- a CDS encoding RNA recognition motif domain-containing protein, with amino-acid sequence MSVNIYVGNLSYDMTEGKLNELFSAHGAVTSAKIITDQYSGRSKGFGFIEMKDGKEADNAIKDLNGKNILNREMKVNIAKPKTNNWR; translated from the coding sequence ATGTCAGTAAACATTTATGTTGGCAACCTTTCTTACGATATGACTGAAGGAAAACTCAATGAGCTTTTTTCAGCACACGGTGCAGTAACTTCTGCAAAAATCATCACTGATCAGTATTCTGGTCGTTCTAAAGGTTTCGGATTCATCGAAATGAAAGATGGAAAAGAAGCTGATAACGCGATCAAAGATCTTAACGGAAAAAATATCCTTAACCGTGAGATGAAAGTAAACATCGCAAAACCTAAAACTAACAACTGGAGATAA
- a CDS encoding FKBP-type peptidyl-prolyl cis-trans isomerase yields the protein MNMSKTISKGMVVGFSYHLKNAQGETLDQSDEPLLYLHGWQNIIPGLEKELEGLVNGDSKNVTVPPEEGYGTYNEALIFQVPKTELPPEAELEVGMEFQTDTPEGRMILYLQEVRDADVILNGNHPLAGETLHFDVTIKSIREATDEEKQHGHVHGPGGHHHH from the coding sequence ATCAATATGTCAAAAACGATCAGCAAAGGAATGGTTGTAGGATTTTCCTATCACCTAAAGAACGCCCAGGGAGAAACTCTGGACCAATCAGATGAACCGCTATTATACCTCCACGGCTGGCAAAATATCATCCCTGGACTGGAAAAAGAACTAGAAGGTCTAGTGAATGGTGATTCAAAAAATGTCACTGTACCACCTGAAGAAGGTTATGGGACATATAACGAAGCACTCATTTTCCAAGTCCCTAAAACAGAACTTCCACCGGAAGCGGAGTTAGAAGTTGGAATGGAATTCCAAACAGATACACCTGAAGGTAGAATGATTCTATATCTCCAAGAAGTGAGAGATGCAGATGTGATTTTAAACGGCAATCATCCGTTAGCTGGTGAAACACTTCATTTTGATGTCACCATCAAATCCATTCGCGAAGCAACCGACGAAGAAAAACAACACGGACACGTACATGGCCCAGGTGGACACCACCACCACTAA
- a CDS encoding Na/Pi cotransporter family protein yields the protein MNWPLLIQVLGGLGVFIYGMKLLSESLQRVAGDRLRSFLSSMTRNRVSAVFSGLFITSTIQSSSATTVLVVGFVNAGLISLAQAIGVIMGANIGTTITAWIVSFLGFKFNIASFALPAIAAGVVLNFSRKESRSGWGTFLIGFGFLFLGLDYLKSSVPDSAKDPESFVFLQQFTNMGFNSILLFVLIGALLTIVIQSSSASTTITITLAFSGYIPIDAAYGMILGENIGTTITANLAAIPGNRNAKKAALAHTLFNVFGVVWALLFFKIFTGIVDDLIPGDPLTDKESTRFHISLFHTMFNITNTLILIWFVNTISKVVSAIVDGLASKTGKEKDSIRLLQAGTVKTTELAMVELVEFTKKIIRDTYDFLRLTEQILLQPYDAARIGQVLKKEEELDQVRTEVLTYLNQVQESGITGNYAKDVLGIMERVKAVEEMGDNFASIARKIRKSHRQKVSFDKNFANSVKDQMDLLKHHYDILLVNLEQSETFDILGNPQVRNQSREYRFQMIRSIKKNESKVKKKKYQKKDNLLPALLYRDISRNLDNISRLLNAAIYADV from the coding sequence ATGAATTGGCCGTTACTCATTCAAGTTTTAGGTGGGCTCGGGGTTTTCATCTATGGGATGAAATTACTCAGTGAGTCCTTACAACGTGTGGCAGGAGATAGGCTTCGTTCCTTTCTCTCTTCCATGACACGAAATCGTGTGTCTGCTGTTTTCAGCGGATTATTCATTACCTCAACCATTCAATCTAGTTCAGCGACTACTGTGCTTGTTGTAGGTTTTGTCAATGCCGGTTTGATTTCTCTGGCACAAGCCATCGGTGTCATCATGGGAGCCAATATTGGTACTACGATTACAGCATGGATTGTTTCCTTTCTGGGATTCAAATTTAACATTGCTTCCTTCGCTTTACCAGCGATTGCCGCAGGAGTTGTTCTAAACTTCTCGAGAAAAGAAAGTCGATCTGGTTGGGGAACGTTCCTCATCGGATTTGGTTTTTTGTTTTTGGGATTGGACTACTTAAAGTCTTCGGTACCTGATAGTGCAAAAGACCCAGAAAGTTTTGTTTTCTTACAACAATTCACAAACATGGGATTTAATTCGATCTTGTTGTTTGTTTTGATTGGAGCTTTGCTAACAATTGTTATCCAATCTTCTTCTGCATCTACAACCATCACCATCACTCTCGCATTTTCTGGTTATATCCCGATTGATGCAGCCTATGGTATGATCCTTGGTGAAAACATCGGAACAACCATCACCGCTAATTTAGCGGCCATTCCAGGGAATCGAAATGCCAAAAAAGCAGCTTTAGCACATACATTATTCAATGTGTTTGGTGTGGTATGGGCTCTGCTTTTCTTTAAAATTTTCACAGGGATTGTTGATGATCTGATTCCTGGTGATCCACTTACGGATAAAGAATCTACAAGATTTCACATATCTTTATTCCATACAATGTTTAACATCACTAACACTCTCATTCTCATTTGGTTTGTGAATACCATTTCCAAAGTGGTGAGTGCGATCGTAGATGGTCTTGCATCCAAAACTGGAAAAGAAAAAGATTCCATTCGATTGTTGCAAGCAGGGACTGTGAAAACAACAGAACTTGCAATGGTGGAACTCGTAGAATTTACGAAAAAAATCATTCGTGATACATACGATTTCCTCCGATTGACAGAACAAATTTTACTCCAACCGTATGATGCCGCAAGGATTGGACAAGTTCTGAAAAAAGAAGAAGAACTCGATCAAGTGAGAACTGAAGTGTTAACGTACTTGAACCAAGTCCAAGAATCTGGTATCACTGGTAACTACGCAAAAGATGTTTTAGGGATTATGGAAAGAGTGAAAGCTGTGGAAGAGATGGGAGATAATTTTGCATCGATCGCAAGAAAAATCCGTAAATCACACAGACAAAAAGTTTCTTTCGACAAAAACTTTGCAAACTCTGTAAAAGACCAAATGGACTTACTCAAACACCATTACGACATTTTACTTGTGAACTTGGAACAAAGTGAAACATTCGATATCCTTGGGAATCCTCAAGTGCGTAACCAAAGTCGTGAGTATCGTTTCCAAATGATTCGATCGATCAAAAAGAATGAATCCAAAGTGAAGAAGAAAAAGTATCAGAAAAAAGACAATCTATTACCTGCGCTTCTTTACAGAGATATTTCCAGAAATTTAGATAATATTTCAAGGTTACTCAATGCAGCCATTTATGCGGACGTTTAG
- a CDS encoding 7TM diverse intracellular signaling domain-containing protein, translated as MKQTLTIILLCLFHTILGAEENDCPKVKTFPISTNQGKPSDLSFHLAFSATNEPIAELKAVLSLFKSKPVTLANGEVPNFGNTANQYWFCYRLHNDENHNKRTISFIKYPLLDEVQFYALRESGEINQNIQGRKFPFQNRDKDYRGFSFETELLPSETVTYFVGIKTDSSVSVPLMVAEEKHFDSYESLDILLQGMFFGIVCVMSLYNLFVYFMVRDKAYIFYVNYLIFAAILFQLSLQGLLPVLFFQNSPDLVYNAHNFLYFLFLLSCFPMSITFMNLKENAPRLYIGFMALSVIPMVCLLLLPFLPYRELNQFGDLLSSFLAFYALFVSYYVSFVKKFPPARFYFFGYFMLIIGGLTTVLKYMGFFPVNVFTENAFQAATAIEVLLMAFGLGDRISVVQKEKERIQIKAEINKQKLIAYGKELKLAQKLQESTLPQILPKFPGLSIKTGYFPASLVGGDFYDLTVYGKQQICGLIADVTGHGVPAAIEAAMLKIAYMQTLAFANKPGKVLESINQALAGNYKNQFLTASAIFIDLEQKVLKIANAGHPALYKFSENSKSIDVIRPKGKLIGFSKEGLYSDEVHSIQKGDKLLLFTDGIWDLWENGDSGEEALLDWLLQRKAESVESLYGGIDEHIRLRNKEGPADDDITFLLFEIT; from the coding sequence ATGAAACAGACCCTTACCATCATTCTGTTATGTCTCTTTCATACCATATTGGGAGCAGAAGAGAACGACTGCCCCAAAGTAAAAACATTTCCTATTTCAACAAACCAAGGCAAACCCTCTGACCTTTCGTTTCATTTGGCTTTTTCTGCTACGAACGAACCCATTGCAGAACTGAAAGCTGTTTTATCCTTATTCAAATCTAAACCTGTTACGTTAGCAAACGGAGAGGTTCCCAATTTTGGAAACACTGCAAACCAATATTGGTTTTGTTATAGATTGCATAATGATGAAAACCATAATAAACGAACGATCTCATTTATCAAATACCCACTCTTAGATGAAGTTCAATTTTACGCCTTACGTGAATCAGGTGAAATAAACCAAAATATTCAAGGTCGTAAGTTCCCATTTCAGAATCGCGACAAGGATTACCGAGGATTTAGCTTTGAAACTGAATTGTTACCAAGTGAAACAGTCACCTATTTTGTAGGAATCAAAACAGATAGTTCTGTGTCGGTTCCACTTATGGTAGCCGAGGAAAAACATTTTGATTCATACGAATCATTGGATATTCTTTTGCAGGGAATGTTTTTTGGAATCGTTTGTGTGATGAGTTTATATAACTTGTTTGTCTATTTTATGGTTAGAGATAAGGCATATATTTTTTATGTAAACTATTTGATCTTTGCAGCCATTTTATTCCAACTTTCGCTTCAAGGTTTATTACCGGTTTTATTTTTTCAGAATTCACCTGACCTAGTTTATAATGCTCATAACTTTTTATATTTTTTATTCTTACTTTCTTGTTTTCCAATGAGTATTACGTTCATGAATTTGAAGGAGAATGCTCCTCGTTTGTACATTGGATTTATGGCTTTGTCTGTCATTCCAATGGTATGTTTATTATTATTACCATTTTTACCTTACCGTGAACTAAACCAATTTGGTGATTTGTTATCTTCCTTCTTAGCGTTTTATGCCCTTTTTGTATCTTATTATGTTTCGTTTGTAAAAAAATTTCCACCAGCTCGTTTTTATTTTTTCGGTTACTTTATGTTAATCATTGGCGGATTGACCACAGTACTTAAGTACATGGGATTTTTTCCAGTAAATGTTTTTACGGAAAATGCCTTCCAAGCGGCAACAGCGATTGAAGTTTTACTTATGGCATTTGGACTTGGTGATAGGATTTCTGTTGTTCAAAAAGAAAAAGAAAGAATTCAAATTAAAGCTGAAATCAACAAACAAAAGTTAATCGCTTATGGCAAAGAGTTAAAACTTGCACAAAAACTCCAAGAATCAACCTTACCGCAAATTTTACCAAAATTCCCTGGCCTTTCGATCAAAACCGGTTATTTCCCAGCTTCACTAGTTGGTGGGGATTTTTATGACTTAACCGTGTATGGGAAACAACAAATCTGCGGTCTCATTGCTGATGTCACTGGTCATGGTGTTCCTGCAGCAATTGAAGCTGCCATGTTAAAAATTGCCTATATGCAGACATTGGCATTCGCAAACAAACCAGGAAAAGTGTTAGAGAGTATCAACCAAGCCCTTGCAGGGAATTACAAAAACCAATTTTTGACTGCAAGTGCCATCTTTATCGATTTAGAACAAAAAGTATTAAAAATCGCAAATGCAGGACACCCCGCCTTATACAAGTTCAGCGAGAACTCCAAGTCCATCGATGTCATTCGACCAAAAGGAAAACTCATTGGTTTTTCAAAAGAAGGATTATATTCAGATGAGGTTCATTCCATCCAAAAAGGAGATAAGTTATTATTATTCACGGATGGGATTTGGGACCTTTGGGAAAATGGAGACTCAGGAGAAGAAGCTCTCTTAGATTGGTTACTGCAAAGAAAAGCAGAATCCGTTGAATCTTTGTATGGTGGGATTGATGAACACATTCGCCTGCGAAACAAAGAAGGTCCCGCAGACGACGATATTACTTTTCTTCTATTCGAAATTACGTAA
- a CDS encoding LB_289 family protein has protein sequence MKRTELERRERELRKAEKKKIQPGEKEAMSVGDYIDALFGMFRYDSDEIFNASDDENILELLENMKMEHPEKQWDVIIRKAVNKTKVEQKDKAYDALRNLAGISVATA, from the coding sequence ATGAAACGCACAGAACTGGAACGCAGAGAAAGAGAGCTGCGAAAGGCAGAAAAGAAAAAGATCCAACCCGGAGAGAAGGAAGCAATGAGTGTAGGTGACTACATTGATGCTCTTTTTGGAATGTTCCGTTACGATTCAGATGAAATTTTCAATGCATCCGATGATGAAAACATTCTCGAACTGCTAGAAAACATGAAAATGGAACACCCTGAAAAACAATGGGATGTGATCATTCGAAAAGCAGTGAATAAAACGAAAGTGGAACAAAAAGATAAAGCATACGACGCACTTCGTAACTTAGCTGGAATATCCGTAGCCACCGCATAA
- a CDS encoding LIC_11090 family protein, with protein sequence MVSFRWIAGFLTLVLTTQFFFLGSGLLGFCLESNSKICKCNHGSKKEKHTNSEDQLFQEKQSGKISTSDETNHSHTKELALKPSCHDAKAGEAHLCSCKKKKKDAMSLRMHHQTLDRPNFIFGLTVPILFSYLVFESPSTLEDGKLPTLLRPPRNT encoded by the coding sequence ATGGTCTCCTTTCGGTGGATTGCAGGATTTTTGACCTTAGTACTTACCACCCAATTTTTCTTTTTGGGAAGTGGGTTGCTTGGGTTTTGCCTTGAGTCAAACTCCAAAATCTGCAAATGCAACCATGGCTCCAAAAAAGAAAAACATACCAATTCTGAAGACCAATTGTTTCAGGAAAAACAAAGTGGGAAGATTTCTACTTCTGACGAAACAAATCACTCACATACAAAAGAACTTGCTTTAAAACCAAGTTGTCATGATGCAAAAGCCGGCGAAGCACATCTTTGTTCTTGCAAAAAAAAGAAAAAAGACGCGATGTCTTTGCGGATGCACCACCAAACTTTGGATAGGCCAAATTTTATTTTTGGACTAACGGTTCCAATTCTGTTTTCTTATCTAGTTTTTGAGTCTCCTTCCACTCTAGAGGATGGAAAATTACCTACCTTACTCCGACCACCACGTAATACTTAG